The region TTCCATATTGCGGGTATCTTTATGAGCATGGCGTTTGACGGCGAGGCGTTGCAAGTGTTGGGGGTGATGGCGCTTATTTTCGTGCTTATTATTGCGATGCACTGGATTATGTTGATTGTTCATTATACGCTGGCTGGTACGATGCGTGGGAAGAATCCCTTTGTCATGCTAAAAACGATGCTTCCTGCTTACTTTGCGGCAATTGGTACGCAATCTAGCGTGGCAACGATGCCAGTAACGCGCCAGTGCACGATTAAGAACGGCGCAGATGAGAATATTGTCAACTTTACGGTTCCGCTCTTTACGACGATTCATATGCCTGGTAGCATCATTACGATTACCACCAGTGCCTTGGCGGTCTCGTTGTTGATGGGGCATTCTATCGAGACTGCGACAATGATCTCGTTTATCTTTAGCGCCTCCATCATGATGGTAGCAGCACCCGGTGTTCCTGGGGGATCGATTATGGCCGCTTCTGGAGTATTGCAGAGTATTTTAGGTTTTGATGCCACGCTTTTAAGCCTGATGATTGCTATCTATCTGGCGCAGGACTCCTTTGGTACGGCTGCCAATGTTACGGGTGATGGTGCGCTGACCTTTTTTGTGGAGAAATTTGCTAAGAAAGAGGGCATAACAGGGCAATAAATCGTGAATTTTAGTAAAATCCCCTAGCTATCGTCTTGACAGAGTATTTTAATATGTTTTATCCTGATAGCAGGCACGTTGGGGCTTGGATGAACGTAAGGCAAGGAAAGAAGGATAATGTATGAAGAAGATAGCGACAATCTTAATGCTGATAGTGCTGGGCGGAGCTGGAAGCTTTGCTCAGAGTGGAACAAGTGCGTTTTCCTCAAATGATGATGCGCACTGGGCGTTGGGTATTAAGGGAGGCGTGGGATTTAATTGGGCGTCTGGGCCATTGGGGCAACCTTCCAATGGTCTATTGATGAAGGGTCATGCGGGCGTATTTGCTGAGTATGCTTTTATGAAGTATCTGGCAATTCAGAGCGACTTTATGATTGGCTTGCGGCATGGATTTCGTCGAGAGAACTACCAGTTAAGTTGGACAACAATGGATTTTGATATCCTTATTAAGGGGCGCTTGCCTGTGGGTTCTTACGTTATCTTTACGGCGGGGGTTGGTCTGGCATTAAGCACGGGCGTAGGACCTCTCACCGAGACGATCAGCGGGGAGACCCAGAAGGTCAATTTTGCCGATTATTTTTTGAATGCGGTGGGCATGGGGGTTGTCGTAGAGCTGGGTGTGGAGTATAATCTGCCTAAAAATGCCGGCTATGTGGGTACAAGTTTGCGCATGGATTGGAAGCTCAATCCGCACTATAAACCGCTTAATTATGTAGATACGGAGCGCCCTAAGGGGTCGGTGCATACGCCTATTGGTATTATGCTCTTTTACGGATACCGTTGGGCACAGCCACGTTTGTCGATTTTTGGTTAATCTATTAGAGAATTTAAAGAAAATCCATACGCCCTAGCAACGATACCCAGTAGGTCGTGGAGAGAGTAGGGCAAACGTATTCATGAAGAGTGATCTACCTGCAGAGTTGATGAAGGATATGCGCGAATTTAGCCAGAGCGAAGATCGATTTGAGTATCTGCGTCGTTGGCTGATGCGCTGTGGTATCCGAGGCAAGAAGATTGAGCTCTTGGGTAGGCGTCATCTCTTGGTGCGCTTTGAGGGGGCGTATGATCCACGTCGGGTTACGAAGATTTTTGTGGCGCACTACGACAAAGTTCCGCATAGTCCGGGGGGAAACGATAATGGGGCGGCGGTTTTTCAACTATTAGCGCATGCTGGTAGGCTAGCGCACGAGCGTGATCATGGGCAGGTGCAGATCCTCTTTACCGATGGGGAGGAGATTCTTAATGGTCCGATTAGTTCGCAAGGAGCGTTTCAGCTGGCGCGCTTTTTTAAGAGTCGTGGGCTGGAGCATACGCAGTTCTATGTCTTTGATATGTGTGGGATTGGGGATACGATTGCTATTGGGGGGGCGGGGTCGCTGTTGTTGGATCAGAGTTTGAAGCAACGGCTGATTGGTAAGGATTTTTACGATGAAGCGTATCAGGCGATAAACAATGGCGCGAGCATTTTACGGGCGTTTCAAGGGCGACCTGCCGATTGGATTTATGCGCTCTTTTCGGATGATTTGGGTTTTTTGCTCAATGGCTACCCAGCGGTCTATTTTTCGGTTTTGCCCGCCTGTGAGGCAGCCTTAGCGCATAGCAATTGGCATGAGGTGGTCAAAAATGAGCGTGCCATGCAGGCACTGGAGAAGGGTTATCTAAGTGAGGAGTTTCGTAAGTTGATCTATCCACTTCTCCCGGCTAGTTGGCGCACATGGCATACGCCGGAGGATAGCGTAGAGGCCTTGGAGCGACGGGCGTTTTTGGTGATGGAGGAATTTCTACACTTTTTGACGTACTCGTTGGTGTGAGGTGAGGGGCAAGAGAAATTCCTTTATTTTTTATCCTATTTACTGGTGTGAGATTTGGCATCGCCTAGGGATTGAAAGCTCATGGGGAAGAGCGCACCGAGGGTAGTTTCGGTAACCTCTTTGTTCTGGCTGATGAGCAGGATGGGGAAGCTTTCGGGGACAAATTCGGCAAGCACCTGTCGACAAGCGCCACAGGGTTGCAAAGGCGTTTTTGCTTGAGGCGAGAAGATCGCAATCGCCTTAAATTCGGTAATGCCTTGACTAAGGGCGCTAAAGATCGCCGAACGTTCGGCGCAGTTACTCAATCCAAACGAGATATTCTCGATATTTGCCCCTGTAATGATCGTTTCGTCGTTGGTAAGCAGGGCAGCGCCCACCGCAAAGTGCGAGTAGGGACTATACGATTTATCGCTTGCCTGGACGGCATGGTGAATAAGTTCTTCTTTAGTTTTTAGATTTAACAATTTTTGCTCCTAAATAGATTGACTTAAAGCTTGAATTAAGGTTATGATAGATTAAGGATATCAAGAAACGATGAAACGAACCATAGACGGACTCATATTATTGCTCTTTGTTATACATTTCCTCTTTCTGCCTATTCGCCTAGGTAAAGAGCGATACTTTGTTGCCGTGCAAGCAATCGCCCTGCCTAGCGCGCAGGTAAGTGATACCTTTGATGAGGAGAGACTCTCCTCCTTTGCATTATCGGGTTATTTAGGCTATATAGATAGTGAATTTGCTTTGCGATCGAAATTTTTAGTCGAAGATCGGCTTGCACACAGTGCAGACGGTTACGTTCTCTACTCCCAATCGAATACGGATAATCGCTATTACCGCCCCGACGGCACGCTTATTGCTTCGATTGCACAGGCAGGCGTCCCGCTCTTTTTTGGCGAGGATCTCTATTTTGTTAATAACATTACCGGCGAAGTTTCGCGCTATGATGCTCATGGTGCGCTTCTGTGGCATTATGAAGTGGGCGCGTTTATTAGCTCCTTTGATGCCAATGAGAATCTAATTGCCATTGGTGATATTGTCGGGAATATCACGCTTTTGGATAGAGATGGCCAACGTATCGATCAACATCAGATTGTGGGTAGCGAGTATTTAGGCATCTATGGTGTAAAAATTAGTCCTAGCGGGCAATATATTGCGACGATTGCCGGAATTAACCAGCAACGCTTCATCCTCTTTCGCAAAGGAATCAATGGCTATACGCGTATTGTGCACCGCCCCACCGACGAAATACGGCGCGGTGTGCCACTTTTTTTCGATAAAGCAGAAAAATTTGTCTATTATGAAGGAGAAAATAAACTTTTTATCTTTCAAATATCCGATAGTAAAAGAGTAGAGCAATTAAAAGAATTTGTTTTAGCCGGAAGTTTAGAGCTCTTTGTTCCTGATATTGTGGCGAATATGTTTGGTGTGGTGAGTATGGTGGGGCAAGAGAAGCGACTACAGCTCTACTCCGCAGATGGCGAGTATCTCTTTGCGGATATCCCTTTTGAGAGTGAAGATCGGACAGTTTTGCTTGCGCAAGGCGATAAATTTTTCATGGGTATTGATGGAGTGATGATGGAAGTGACGTGGCAAAAATGAGAAGTCTTTTAATTTTACTGCTAGTTATCGCGAGTATACCTTCGCTCTTTGCATACACTTGGCCTACCGAGGATGCGCAAGTGTTGGAAAATTTTGGGCAGAGAGTCGCTTCTGGGAGCATGGTTGCGCGTGGATTACGTTTACGTACGCAAGAAGATATGCTACAACCTATTGAGACGGGGGAGATCTTGTTTAGTCAAGATGCGCAGAGCCTGATTCCTTCGCGCAGCAGTGGCACGGTGCTTGTTGCCCATGAGGAAGAGCTCTACTCGGTGTATACCTCCATTGATTACACGCAGAGTCTGCCTGCTAGCATCAAGAGTGCGCAGGTGATGCGTCTTTTTGGGGAAGATGTGTTGGCGTTGTCGACAAATGTTTATGAACTGTATCTCTTCGATAGTCGGGTGCGTCGCTATGTAAACCCTGGATTGTTTTTGTCGCTTGGTCGTATGAGTGGTCGTGTGATAGTGGATCAGCTGGTGATGGTGAATGCTCTTGGAGAGCGCTATCCCGTATATAATGGGGCGGTTTTGCCTAGCATGGAGGGCACATTATACGCATCTATCTACACGCTTAATGACGTGGGTAGTCGGCTGGCAGTGCGCGAAGTCTCGCTACAGGTGCTGGGTAATAGCGTGGGTACTCTTGATTTTAGCAGTATGCGAGAGGAGGGAGGCTTGGCGTATTTGTCCGAAGGAAAGCCGGTAATGATTAAGAAATTATATAATGAAGAGGGATTATTGAATGTGGCTAGTACGCAATTATTGGAGGGACAGTTAAACATGGTACTGAGAGTAACAACTGTGGATGGACAGGTACAAGAAAATACTATGCGTATTCGTGTGGTAAATTAAAATGAGAAAAGAGAGAGAGAGGAGAGTGGTTGATGAATAATCGAATCGCATTTAGGGTTGCGATATTGAGCGCAGCCTTCGCTGGGTTTTACAACTTTATCATTCGAATTTTGCGCTTATTAAGTTTTTCTTTTTATGGTGCTAATTTGAGTGCGGATACTTGGTTGAACTACTTATTGACGGAAGGGTTGCTTCGTTTTGGCTTGGCGATGGTAGGTGGTATGTTTGTTTTGTATCTGTATTTACGCATCCGTGTGGTGAAGGAGTGGGAGCTTCTAGAGAGTATGCCACAGGATACCGAAGAAGATATACGCTCTATCGCCAGACAGAAGAGCTTGATTAGAAGAAACATAGGTATTTTTCGTTGGTTTGTGGTTGTTGGTGCGGTGATTGCGGTGCACGACTTTGTTCTTAAGGCATTTGGTTCTAGCTTGGTAGAGATTTGGGGCAATGCATTGTGGGCAGTTTCTGCGGTATTGATGATTACGGTCTCGGTCAGTGCCTTAACCGATCGCTTTTTTGTGCCGGTCTATCTTGCGCTTGAGCAATCCACGATGGGCGATCATCAACCACAGAGTATTCGTAAAAAGACGCTTGGTTATGCCATTGTGATTGTGGTGAACTTGATGCTCTCTGCGAATTTTGTTAAGACGATGCCGACGATGATTCAGGCGAAATCGGCGGAGATTTTTAGTCGTGCAGCTGATGTTAATGACGGGTCTATTGTTTTTAATGAGGATGGAAGCCATCTGGTAGATAGTGGCTACTTGAAATACTTACAAGATTTGGCAGATCGTAATAAGTATCGTGTAAACGTTACCTTGGGTAATGTGCACTACTTGGGCACGCAGAGTTTTGAGGATATGCTCCTTAAAGAGTTGACACTTTTTATTACGTTAATTGGCTTTTTGACGATTATGGCGGGCTTTATTTTCGATACGATTATGGGAAGCATTAAGCGTCAGATTGATAACCTCTCTTACACGGTGCGTTCGATTATCCGTGGTGAGTCTTCTTTGCGTTCTCGTATTTATATTGCCGAATTTAACGACGTAGGCTACATGACTGGTTATGTCAACTTGCTTATTGGTTATGTAGAGGAGTTGGCACTTGGGCTTAAAGATACTGCAGAGAAGGTCTTGCTGGCTTCTAATGAGATTACTACCGCAGGTAAGACCTCGGCGACCACGATGCTTGACTTACGTAAGCAAAGTGATCTGGTGAATACGAGTATTTCGGAGCAAAATAGTTCCATGGAGACGGTTAATTATCAGCTTCAAACACTTACGAACTCGATTGCTGCGATTATTGACGGGGTAGATGGGCAGAATGCCTTTATCGCGGAGACGACCACTTCGGTGGAGAAGTTTGCACAGAGTGTAAACGAGGTACGTAACATGACCGAAGAGGCCAAGAAGGTCGCGCAAGATTTGGTTAGTGTTACCAATCAGGGTACCGAGGCGATGCAGGCTGCGATGCGCGCAATGCAAGCAATTGAAGAGGCAAATGATAAGGTTATCGAGGGTGTGAGTTTGATCTCTCGTGTGGCTAGCCAGACGAATCTTCTTGCGATGAATGCTTCGATTGAGGCAGCCCATGCTGGTGAGTATGGCCGTGGATTTGCCGTGGTTGCTAATGAGGTGCGTAGCCTTTCGGAGAATGCTACGGTTCAATCTAAGGTTATCCGTGGTTATGTTCAGAGTATGAGTGAGACGGTTAGCAACGGATTAGAGACGGCGGTGCACGTTCAAGACTCTTTGGAGGTTATTTCTAAGGGTATTGAGAAGTCTAATAGTATCACCCTTGATATTGCGCAGGCGATGATTAATCAGGCGCAAGACTCTTCCAATATTGTTGGTGCGCTCTCTTCTTTGAGCGAAACTTCTGAATCGATTAAGTCTCAAACACGTCAGCAACAAGAGGCCGACCTCACGTTGCGTAATTCCGTGCGCGTCTTGAGCCAGCTCTCTAACCAGATTAGTGGTTATGTAGATGTTCAGCTTAAGGGCGTTACCGAGGCGGATGTCGACACCAAGCACATCAATGCGGTTGCCGAGGAGACGCTCCTTTTGGTAGAGAAGCTTAAAGAGATGGTCTTAAAATTCAACATTAGCTAGGGCTCTAGTGTGAAGTTAAGATAATAAGATATAAGGGAAGAGCATGGTAACATGCTCTTCTTCTTTTTTGGAGAGGGGATATTTTATCTTTTACAAAGCGTGTAATTTTTCGCGATTCTCTTGAAGTTTGGCTAAGTGGCGATCGAGGATTTTGGCAAAGTCTAATTTGTTTTCCCGAATTAAGGTACGCTCGTTGTGCCAGTTGCTTATTTCGGGGATATAAATCCAGCGAAAGTCGGGATTATCCATCTGCTCGATCCAAATAAGGGCTTCGTCCCAAAAGTAGCGCGCGCGTTGGTAGTAGTTCTCGGCGATATCGAGATTTTTGAGGCTCTGCTCTTTCCAGGGGGCGCTATAAAAGGGCACGTTTCTTCGATCGTACTTATCGGCAAGCGCCATGTAGGTACGTACCATCTGTAAGTTGAGGTGCATCTTAAAGAGATAGCGATAAAGTTGCCACTGATCGGCGCTCTCTATCTTGGCAAGGGCGTAGAGCGGGTGGCTAAATTCGGCATTTAAGGCGTGCTCTAGGTAGACGAGGTTTTCAAATTCGTCACTAGGAGAGCGCAAAAGATGCTGATGGTAGAGGCGATACCACTGTTCAGTATAGACAATCCGCGTGTTAATAGTCGCATTAACCGAGGGCGTTAGGGTGAAAAGTCCCCAAAAAAGGACAATAATAGCTCTGTAGTCTCTCATCTTACTCTATAATATCGGCCAAAATTGCAAGATTTTAAAGGTAAGACTTGAATAAGATGCCATTTTAGAGCATAATAGAGAGCATGGGTGAACGAGGTGAGATTGATTCGAGTGTGATTTACACACAACATGGGCAGAAGACATACTTTATCAATGTCAAAGAGAACCGCTTTCGCGATCTATTTTTGGTGATCGCCGAGAGTGTGAAGAATGAGAGTGAGGGTTTTGATCGCTTTGCACTGAATGTTTTTGAAGAAGATCTCAACTTTTTCGAGACACACTTGCTCAAAGCGCAGACGCTCTTAGAGCAACTTGAGAAGCAGAGCTTTGCCAGTAAAGAGCTTCCCGATAGTTGGGCAATCAAGAGTAGCAGTGGTTCTGGTGAGCGCTACTTTAAATTCTCCTTGCATCGACGCGCGCGTATGTTACAGGTGGTCATCGCCGAGCGTAAATTCAAGCAAACCAGCGAAGCCTTTGCCCGCACGGTACGCATCGACGCTGAGAGCCTAGCCATGTTCATTCGTCAGTACCAACGCATGAAAAAACGCCTCTTTGAACGCAAAGAGATCCGCGACAATGAGCCCTTGCGCGATCCCAAACTCATCGAAAAATATCGTAAAAAGAGTGAGGACGCTCCAAAAGTTGTGCGAAAAGTGGTTGTTAAACGTCGTCAATCTGCCGATAATCAAGGATAAATGAGAAGAAAGAAAACTCCTAGGTACGAGGTAAGACGATATGGCTAAAGAAAAAGCCCCAAAAAAACGCAAAAAATCTTTCATGAAAAAGATAAGTCCTTTTCGCCTCTTTGGCAAGCGCAACGTTTGGATCTTTATTGGGTCGGTCTTATTCATTACATTAGTGATTAACGGTATTCAAATTGTGGATAGCTACCGTAATAAGAAATTACTCAAACAGCTTGAGAGTCAGCAACGACTCTTCTCGCCTTCGGAGTATCAAGCATTGTTACGCCTGCCCACCATTCAAGATTATATCTTTCCCGAAGAGCCTCTGGACTTCACCGCACGTTATCAACCATGGCGTAGCTCGGTCTCATTGGAAGAGCGCATGGCGCTGCTTGGTGAGCTCTGGATTGATCCACAAGCGCTGGCATTTGAGCAACTCCCTGATCGCAGTCGGCAAAATTTACGCGATTATATTGCGAGTGTTCGTGCCGAAGATCCAAATTTTTAGAGCTCAAGGAAGAGAAGATGCGACGTAAATTAGTAGGATTTTTAGGTGCAGTGGTTTTGCTTTTAGGGGGTGTTCATTTAGGTCTCCAGATGCAAGCGCCACAGAAGATCGACGATTATCCGATGATTGCGCAAAATCCTGTTGCGCTAATGAGTACTGAATCGAGAGGCATGCGTTCGGCGAACCCCGCCATGTTAGATACGCAGTCCATTGAGCAAGCAGAGGTTATTAACCGTTTACAAGGCGAGCGTGGTGAGACGGCCTCCCCTGATAGCTCACCAACACCAAAGGTTACACCCAAAAAAGAGTTGCCATCGAGTACCCCTGCTAAGCCCACAACATCAACGCCTAGCGCGAGTAAACCTTCAACCAATCAAGGAACACCTCCTGCCGAGAAAAAGCCTACTACGTCCCCAGCGCCAAAGGTAACCACGCCTTCGGCAAGTAGTAATCCCCCTAAAACGAATACACCCGCTAAACCCGCGGCATCAACGCCTGCTACTCCCAATCCACCTGCAAATACTTCCCCGACGACACCACCAAAGCAGAATCCTTCAACCAATCAAGGGACACCTCCTGCCGAGAAGAAACCGACTACGCCCCCAGCGCCTAAGGCAACCACGCCCTCGGCAAGCAGTAATCCCCCTAAAGCGAATACGCCCGCTAAGCCAAGCACCCCTGCTAAACCCACGGCATCAACGCCTACTACTCCCAATCCACCTGCAAATACTTCCCCGACGACACCATCAAAGCAGAATTCCTCGAGCAATCAAGGGACACCTCCTGCCGAGAAGAAACCGACTACGCCCCCAGCGCCTAAGGCAACCACGCCCTCGGCAAGTGGCAATCCCCCTAAAGCGAGTACGCCCGCTAAGCCAAGCACCCCTGCTAAATCCACGGCATCAACACCTAGCGCGAGTAATCCTTCAACCAATCAAGGAACACCTCCATCATCCTCTGCATCAGGTAACCCAACCAGCAAGCTTCCGGTGCGCGTAATTACTCCGCCTGCCACCGCTACGCCTCCTACCACCGCTAGCCCACCACCAGCGGAGAGCACGCAAACCCCAGCTCCGCAGAATCATCTGGTGCGTAGCCAGACGGGACTCTTTTTTAACATCGATCTTACCGAACGCGGTTGGGTGTTGATTACCAATGTTACCGGGCGATTGCAAGTGGTAGAGCGTACGATGTTAGAGAATAATGCTACACGCTATACCTTGCGTGCGATGGAATCGGGGAGCTATACGCTAGAGTTTAGCCGACAGTTGCCCAGTGGTTATGAAAAGCGTGAAGTTACCGTGGTGATTGATCCGTATCGAACGTCTACCGCATCTCCCGCGCCACAATCTGCGCCTAGCTCCGAGGTACAAGCAGCGATGACATTAGAAGAGATTATTTATCAGTCGCAAAGTGCACAAGCGATTGCCGCGCAAGCGCAGGCGTTGCGAGAGCAAAAAAACACATTAGGGCAAGCGGAGCTTAAGCGTGCGTTCGACCTCTTATGGCAAGAGCAAATTTATCACCTTTTAGCAACCGAACTGGGTGAGACTTTTGTCGCACGTTTTCGAGCCGATCCGGTGAGTGCGGAGGTACTCTATCGCTTGGCGCAGATCTTTGAAAATCACACGCAAGCGCGCGATCTACGCCGATCTTATAACTATTACCGACGTGTCTTTGAGGAGTATCCCATTACCCCATACAGCCGTTTAAGTAAAGAGCGCATGGATCATCTCGATCGCTTTTTCTTTCAAATTCAATAATTTTTGTACCATAAGGAGTACTATCAATATGCACTATCCCAGTTGGTTAAAACCTGAGATTTTTCCCAATTTTCATATAGGAACATTTACGTTGCGTTGGTACGCGCTGGGCTATATTATTGCCTTTTTGCTTACCTATATTCTTGCCAAGCGCTTGCATGAGAAAGAGCCCTTTTTAGCCAAAAAAGAGCAGTTAGCCGATATTCTTTTTAGTGGCATGCTTGGCTTAATTATTGGTGCTAGAGCATTTTACGTGCTCTTTTACGATTTTTCCTCTTATATGCAAGCACCTTGGACGATCATTATTCCTTATCAAAATGGACAATTTGGTATCTCTGGACTTTCCTATCACGGCGGAGCGGTGGGCGCGTTTGTTGGAGTATTGCTTTATGTGAGAAAGCATCGCATCTCTTTTTGGCGTGTAACCGATCTCTTTTCTGCAGTCATTCCTTTTGGCTACACCTTTGGACGTTTGGGGAATTTTGCCAATGCCGAGTTGTATGGTAAGGCGACCGCAGGGCCATTAGGAATGATCTTTCCAGATGCCACGCCCTTTGCTACCCGACTTGCTTGGGTGCGTGATATTGCAAGTCAAGCGGGAATGGAGATTAGTGGCGCATATATTAACCTACCGCGCCACCCGAGTCAGCTGTACGAGGCGCTCTTTGAGGGCGTGATTTTGGGATTAGTTTTGGTCTTTATCGTGCGACCGCGCGTGCGTGTACCGGGGCAGGTTTTTGCCTTTTACTTGATGGGCTATGGTGTTGCGCGCTTTTTTATTGAGTATTTACGCGAACCTGATAGTCAGCTTGGTTACATCATTGCGCTGGGGGCTGGTAAGGATACACCGGGGGTCTTTGTTAGTTGGTTCAATTTCTCCATGGGGCAGTTGATGTCTTTTAGCATGATTCTTTTGGGCGCGATGTTGTATTTTATTCTTGGTGCTCTAAAGAAAAGTGATTGATTATTTAAGTAAATAACGATATTATTAAGCTATGAGTTATAACTGGATAGAGATATTGCGTGTAGTGGGCTGGCTAGCTTTGGCGATAGGATTGTGGTATATCATACGCATTGCTATCTTTTGTGCTGAGGCTAGACGCTATTACTTCTCCCCTAAGGAGCGCTTACTTCTCCTTAAATATATCATGAAAAAGCGTCTGCGTCTCTCAGGATTTTTTCGTAGTAAGTCCGCGCTCTTGCAAGTGATTGCGGTTGTTTCTGGACAAAAGGCACTGATGCAAGAGCATAGTGGCTTGTTAGAACGTCTTTACGGTGCATATACTAAACTGGAGCATCAACTTCATAGCGCAAGTCTGGCGAAAAAACAGACTTCAGGCAAGAGTAGTACTGAATCTTTAGAGATGGGCATGATCTTGACAGTGGAATTTACGAATGGGTGTCGTAAAAATGCCAAAGTGATGGGCAAGGAGAATCATGCGTTGCAGATACGTTTGCTTGATGAGGTGGATGAGATCTCTGATGAGGTTATTGTCTACTTTTGGCGTTCTGATGCGGGGTATCGTTTTTCTAGTAAATTATTACGAAAAAAGGGATTGTACCTCGATCTTCAACATACGCGACATATCCAGCAATATGTACGACGCGCGCATCCACGTATTAAGTTGGACGCGCCTGCAAGATTTTTTTTAATTC is a window of Entomospira culicis DNA encoding:
- a CDS encoding dicarboxylate/amino acid:cation symporter, with the translated sequence MKRVPLIVKLLIAIALGFFLGIAIRQMADQGMLWAMIPGRILVTFNGIFGNFLGFVVPLLIVAFVSVGIAELGRGAGKMLGFAVLLAYTSTVLAGLFAYGVGSTVIPRLLDNGFMSLEITRQEGGLALERLFSIDMPALFPITSALIAAFILGIGVSTLGERGALYEVLNSFQKIVEKIIGSIIIPLLPFHIAGIFMSMAFDGEALQVLGVMALIFVLIIAMHWIMLIVHYTLAGTMRGKNPFVMLKTMLPAYFAAIGTQSSVATMPVTRQCTIKNGADENIVNFTVPLFTTIHMPGSIITITTSALAVSLLMGHSIETATMISFIFSASIMMVAAPGVPGGSIMAASGVLQSILGFDATLLSLMIAIYLAQDSFGTAANVTGDGALTFFVEKFAKKEGITGQ
- a CDS encoding outer membrane beta-barrel protein produces the protein MKKIATILMLIVLGGAGSFAQSGTSAFSSNDDAHWALGIKGGVGFNWASGPLGQPSNGLLMKGHAGVFAEYAFMKYLAIQSDFMIGLRHGFRRENYQLSWTTMDFDILIKGRLPVGSYVIFTAGVGLALSTGVGPLTETISGETQKVNFADYFLNAVGMGVVVELGVEYNLPKNAGYVGTSLRMDWKLNPHYKPLNYVDTERPKGSVHTPIGIMLFYGYRWAQPRLSIFG
- a CDS encoding M28 family peptidase gives rise to the protein MKSDLPAELMKDMREFSQSEDRFEYLRRWLMRCGIRGKKIELLGRRHLLVRFEGAYDPRRVTKIFVAHYDKVPHSPGGNDNGAAVFQLLAHAGRLAHERDHGQVQILFTDGEEILNGPISSQGAFQLARFFKSRGLEHTQFYVFDMCGIGDTIAIGGAGSLLLDQSLKQRLIGKDFYDEAYQAINNGASILRAFQGRPADWIYALFSDDLGFLLNGYPAVYFSVLPACEAALAHSNWHEVVKNERAMQALEKGYLSEEFRKLIYPLLPASWRTWHTPEDSVEALERRAFLVMEEFLHFLTYSLV
- a CDS encoding cytidine deaminase produces the protein MLNLKTKEELIHHAVQASDKSYSPYSHFAVGAALLTNDETIITGANIENISFGLSNCAERSAIFSALSQGITEFKAIAIFSPQAKTPLQPCGACRQVLAEFVPESFPILLISQNKEVTETTLGALFPMSFQSLGDAKSHTSK
- a CDS encoding methyl-accepting chemotaxis protein, producing the protein MNNRIAFRVAILSAAFAGFYNFIIRILRLLSFSFYGANLSADTWLNYLLTEGLLRFGLAMVGGMFVLYLYLRIRVVKEWELLESMPQDTEEDIRSIARQKSLIRRNIGIFRWFVVVGAVIAVHDFVLKAFGSSLVEIWGNALWAVSAVLMITVSVSALTDRFFVPVYLALEQSTMGDHQPQSIRKKTLGYAIVIVVNLMLSANFVKTMPTMIQAKSAEIFSRAADVNDGSIVFNEDGSHLVDSGYLKYLQDLADRNKYRVNVTLGNVHYLGTQSFEDMLLKELTLFITLIGFLTIMAGFIFDTIMGSIKRQIDNLSYTVRSIIRGESSLRSRIYIAEFNDVGYMTGYVNLLIGYVEELALGLKDTAEKVLLASNEITTAGKTSATTMLDLRKQSDLVNTSISEQNSSMETVNYQLQTLTNSIAAIIDGVDGQNAFIAETTTSVEKFAQSVNEVRNMTEEAKKVAQDLVSVTNQGTEAMQAAMRAMQAIEEANDKVIEGVSLISRVASQTNLLAMNASIEAAHAGEYGRGFAVVANEVRSLSENATVQSKVIRGYVQSMSETVSNGLETAVHVQDSLEVISKGIEKSNSITLDIAQAMINQAQDSSNIVGALSSLSETSESIKSQTRQQQEADLTLRNSVRVLSQLSNQISGYVDVQLKGVTEADVDTKHINAVAEETLLLVEKLKEMVLKFNIS
- a CDS encoding DUF3276 family protein, which produces MGERGEIDSSVIYTQHGQKTYFINVKENRFRDLFLVIAESVKNESEGFDRFALNVFEEDLNFFETHLLKAQTLLEQLEKQSFASKELPDSWAIKSSSGSGERYFKFSLHRRARMLQVVIAERKFKQTSEAFARTVRIDAESLAMFIRQYQRMKKRLFERKEIRDNEPLRDPKLIEKYRKKSEDAPKVVRKVVVKRRQSADNQG
- the lgt gene encoding prolipoprotein diacylglyceryl transferase produces the protein MHYPSWLKPEIFPNFHIGTFTLRWYALGYIIAFLLTYILAKRLHEKEPFLAKKEQLADILFSGMLGLIIGARAFYVLFYDFSSYMQAPWTIIIPYQNGQFGISGLSYHGGAVGAFVGVLLYVRKHRISFWRVTDLFSAVIPFGYTFGRLGNFANAELYGKATAGPLGMIFPDATPFATRLAWVRDIASQAGMEISGAYINLPRHPSQLYEALFEGVILGLVLVFIVRPRVRVPGQVFAFYLMGYGVARFFIEYLREPDSQLGYIIALGAGKDTPGVFVSWFNFSMGQLMSFSMILLGAMLYFILGALKKSD
- a CDS encoding PilZ domain-containing protein, with protein sequence MSYNWIEILRVVGWLALAIGLWYIIRIAIFCAEARRYYFSPKERLLLLKYIMKKRLRLSGFFRSKSALLQVIAVVSGQKALMQEHSGLLERLYGAYTKLEHQLHSASLAKKQTSGKSSTESLEMGMILTVEFTNGCRKNAKVMGKENHALQIRLLDEVDEISDEVIVYFWRSDAGYRFSSKLLRKKGLYLDLQHTRHIQQYVRRAHPRIKLDAPARFFLIPAHQQANYEIERQAAGFECVIRDISEGGAAIIAEGRGQVGLHIKLQFRLGDRDLVMCGTTKDVYYDHEYNQSRIHIQADRNMPFTMKEPILAYVYAEEMNSLGNC